TGGATCGCGTGGCCTGGTGGAGCACGGTATGGGACACGGTGCCCAACACAAATCGAGTGATCGTTGAAGGATGGTGCATTCCCATCACCAGGAGATCTGGTTCCGTGATTGAAGCCTGTTCCAATATCGTATTCGCCGGGGCTCCTAATCCCACATATCCCTTGACTGAATCGTAGCAGCCCTTGAGTTGACTGACGGCCTGCTCAAGGAAGGCTTCGGTGCTCTCTAAAGCCTGTTCGATTTTGTCCTCCGGTGCAGAGACGCCGCCTCGAAAGAGGGAACGTGGAAGCGGTACCACCGACAAGAGCGTGATCGCTGTCTGTGGTTGAAAGGGGTGTTTTGTTAAAAACTGGTGCACCTTTTCAACATCAGCGGGGCTTTGGATGGCAATCAGAATTTTCTTGATGTCCGTTAATGGCCCGTTGATGATCAGGACTGGACATACTGCGTGGGTCAGAACCCGTTGCGAAACACTCCCCAAAAAAAGTTCCTCGACCTGTCCTCTTCCACGAGCGCCCATCAGAATAAGATCAGAATGTTCTTCCTGGGCCACCGCTAAAATGAGCTCGGCCGGTGAGCCTTCTTCCAATCGGGTTTCCAGCGATTTCACCCCGTCTGAGAGGAGAGCCTTGCTGCGTGTTAAAGCCTGCTCACCGTCTTTGCGGAGTGCTTCTTCTGCGACTTTGGACAGATCATAGGCAATTTCAGGTCCGAGCATAGAAAAGGTTAAACGAGGGAGATCAATAACGTGCAGAACGGTCAAGGTGCTGACTGAGGTTAAACTCATGACAGCCTTGGTGGCGTGGGAGGATTGTTCCGATCCATCAGTGGCCAGGAGTACTCGCATTGTTCATTTCTCCTTTTTCATTTTTTTTAGTGATCCTGCATGGCCTTGCCTTCTTAGACGGTCTGTGTCTGGGGCTGGGGTCATTGGTCAGCGCTGCATGGTGTTTATTTTGAATCAGGTATTCAAGTCGAGATCTCACGAAAAGGCTCAAAGAGTTGTTGAGCTTCCATGTTTTGGGGAAGCCTGTTTCGGGCGGAGCATGGTCTTGAGGGCCCCCGTAATTCGTGATTGGGGATCCTGGCGAAAGATCTGTTTCAACATTGCATAGAGTGCGGGATGTTTCTGTTCCATCTTCACCGGCGCTTCAAAAAAATATTCCGAGACCACTGCGAAAAATTCCGCCTCGTTCGTAAGCCCATAGGGATTGATGTCCGAATGCCCCTTTCGGATTTTGTTCATTTCATTCTGAACCAGGTTGAGCCAGGGTCTAATGGCCGGGCCGGGCAAGGCAATCTCAGGAACCCCGTCTACGGTGCCATCCGATTTATCCAATAAATGGGTAAACTCATGGATACCCACATTATGTCCGTGTGAGGGTTGGAGAAATCCTTGTAATAAATCCGGTTTGGACAAAATCATCATGCGGTTCATTGCCCCGGTTCCAACCATGCCTGAAATAGGGTGCTCTTGCGCTGATCCCATTTGATACCCCTCATCGAAGGAGGTCGGATAAATCAGGATTTCCCTGATATGTTCCCATTCCCAGCCTGGAAATCCAAATATGGGAATGATGGCACTTGCTGCAACCAATACCCGGACGGTGTCATCAACCGACGTATTAATGCCGGTGATTCGCTTTTCACGAAGAAAAATATGGATTTCTTCTCGAAAACGGTTTTGGTCGCGGAGAGAAAGCGCCTGATAGAATGGGACATGCTGTGCGAGAATTTTTTCCCATTGAGTAGGAAACGGGGCTTGACGAATCATCGCCCGGTGCCGAATATGACGAGTCAGGAAGCGGTACAACCAGGCCCCGCCCAGCGCGATGCCAAAAACCCGTATGACGATGTCGGATGAAGACGGTTGATTCGGCCAAAGGATGGCGAAAATGAGGAAACACACAATTCCGGTAAAGATGATGGCGAGAACACGGGTGAGATGTTCCTGGGGGTGAGGTTTTTTCCTCTGATGGATTCCAGGCTTGTTTGTCAATCGTGCCATGTCGAGTAAGCCCTAAATTTTTCTTGACGTTACCAATTTTCGTGGCACTCTCGATGCCAACAAAAGGATCTGTGAGGGGCAATGAAATGACCTTGCAAGCCTGGCCCAGCATTTCATTTTTTCCCTGGGCCCTACCCATTTTAGTACATTGATATGGCCAAGGATTCTTTCAGGAATCCGGAATGTGCCAGATAAGGGGGACTCTACCATGAAGTCAAAAGGCAAAGGGCGTGGGGTTGTCTGGTGGGGGGCAGGGACCTGCCTAGCGATTGCCGTGTGGGTGGTCGGTGGCGGGATAGCGAGGTCTCAAGAGCCATCTTTTTCCACACCTCGCCAGGTGGTGGAGCAGTGGGTTGAAGTCTACCCGGGTAATATGGAACGGGCCGCTGAGCTGACGACAACGGCCTTTAGAGAAGGTGTATCCAAAGAAGAATGGATTGCCATCCGAGGTCCGTATCTTCGGGACCTCCAGTTGAAATATGTGCGTGCCAAGATAGCCCATGAGAAGATTATGGGAAAAGAAGCCCACGTGATTGTCCATGCTCACATTATCACGCTGATGGGTGATCAGCCGCAGGATGAATTGTATGTCCTGCTGAAGAATCCTGAGGGCAGGTGGGTGATCGATCAAGTGGAGGTATATACGGAATCGTTTAATACGGGTCCCTGAACCGGAAGGAGTCAGGAGTTGAACAAAAGATGATGCAGCCATGTCCTGCCTTGTCTTCTACCCCGCGATTTCCTTAATGATGTCCCAGGCAGAAATAATTCCCACCAGTTGACGATCTCCTTCCACCACGGGCAGTAAATAAATCGTTTTCGGATTTTTCATGATCAAGGCTGCGCAGGCCAGTACGGAATCATTCGGTCGGGCACATGGAGGATGGGGGTTCATCACCTGCGTGACCGGGTTGGGTTTAAGTTCTCCAAGCCGTTCGTGGAACTGGGCAAGGTCCGGAGCAAAACGAACATCGGGAAGATCCCCTTGAGAAATGTAGGAAGGCATGGCCCGTTCAAGAATCTGCCAGAAATTCAGTGTTCCCAGTAACATCTTTTTCTCATCCACGACCGGTAAGTCTTGGTGGCGCAGATCCGCCATTTGGCGAAGGGCTTCCCCGATCGTACATTGTGGAAGGATGGTATGTGGCTGGCGGATCATGATGTCCTGAGCCTTCATAAATACCTCATCCAAATGTAAAGGGTGCTGATCAGTATTTGTAAGATCATGAGTGGAAATGCCATTTTCAAAAATGGCAGAAATCGAAATGGCACGCCATTGCGTTCCGCGATCCCCGCCACAATCAAATTGGCGGAGGCTCCCACCAGTGTCCCATTTCCTCCTAAGCACGCACCCAACGATAATGCCCACCAGAGGGTTTCGGCCTGTTCAAGTGGAATCCCGGTCTGCTGAAAGACCGGGAGCATGCTTTTGATCATGGGAATCATGGTGGCCACAAAGGGTATATTATCCACAATAGCGGAAAGAATAGCCGAAACCCAAAGAATGGTCAGGGTCGTAATCATGAAATTTCCTGCGGTGAGACTTAAGGTCCAATCGGCAATGGACTGTAAAAGGCCGGTATGTTCCACACCGGTGACGATAATGAACAAGCCGCAGAAAAAGAAAATGGTAATCCACTCCACCTGCCCGAATAATGCATGAACTTTATGCCCTGCCTGTTCGTTGTCTAAGGAAAATGTGACCAGTAACAGGAGCAGGGCGGCGCCACCCAGTGCAATGGTGGCGGGTTCCATGCCAATTGTATGGGCTAAGATAAATCCGAGAATAACCAGGCTAAAGACCAGGAGACAGTGTTTCAATAGACCAACATCCCGAATGGCCTCATATTCGTTAAAAGCCATAATGCGGGCTCGAGCTTCCGGTGATGCGAACATGGCTTTTCCAAACATAAACCAAAGAGGGATGAGTGTGGCACAAAAGGCCACAATGGCGACGGGAGCCAGGTGAATCACAAAATCATTAAATGTCAAACTGGTGGCAGAGCCAATCATAATGTTGGGGGGATCACCAATTAGCGTAGCGGTGCCCCCTGTATTCGAGGCATTAATCTCTGCGAAGAGCAGAGGATACGGATTGATTTTCAGCTCGTCAGCAATGAGCAGGGTAACCGGTGCGACCAACAGCACCGTAGTGACATTATCTAAAAATGCCGAGAGCACTGCGGTCACAATTGAAAGCATAACCAGGATGCCCCACGGACTGCCCTTGGCTGCCTTCGCGGCTTTGATCGCGAGAAATTGAAAGATGCCGCATTCTTTGGTAATTCCGACCAGGATCATCATGCCGGTGAGTAGGCCGATGGTATTGAAGTCAATGCCTTGAATCGCTTGGTCTTGTGTGAGGACTCCTGTTCCAATAACGGTAGCGGCTCCAAGAAGCGCTACAATTGCGCGATTAAACCGTTCAGAGATAATGACCGCATAGGTCAATATTAAAATTGAGGTAGCCACCCAAAGTGGCGAGAGACCAAAGATGGTTTGAATAGGTGTTTCGTGCATCTTTCTAGTAACCTAATTTTTAAGGTCCAAAAATCAGGCCTGTTCAGAGGGAGTCGCAGGAAGATTTTTGTTTGGTGCCGAAGGTCGTGATGGGTCCTGAGAGGAGGCTCCTTCTACCAAGGAGGCTTTCTGCAGGGCCTCCAAACGGCTGGCAAAGCGATGGCCGGGCCGAATCTGCACCAGCACTCCCAAGCCATCCAATGCCTTGGTCACGTGAGGCTGCATGCCAACGAAGAAGAGATGTTGGTGGTGGGCCTTGACGATATTCAACATATCTTCCACCGCCAACGCCGCTGTCCCGTCAATGGCCGGGACTTTGGATAAATCCAAAACAACGCTAGAAAACGTATTAAAGCCCGGGACCGTTTCCAAGCGGCGGACCATGGTTTTGGCCGATCCAAAGCTCATGGGGCCATCCACATGAATCAAGAGAATTTTCCCGTTGGCTTGTTCCAGAATGATGGCTTCTTCCGGTAAAAGAGGGGTGCTGGGAGTTGGATTCGTCACGATGTGGAGATTAGCCAGCTCTAAATCCGCCATGCGTTTGACAAAGAACAGACTGGCAAAGACCATTCCCACCGCCACGGCGGTAATGAGATCCACGAGAACGGTGGTCAGTAACACCACTGTCATGATGACGACATCGATACGGGGGGCTTGCAGGATGTGTCGTAAGAACCGCCAGTCAATAATATCAATGCCAACTTTGAACAAAATCCCCCCGAGAACGGCTAAGGGAATTTTTTCGGCCAAAGGACCAAGTCCCAAAAGAACTGCCAATAAAATTATGGAGTGAAATACGCCGGAGATCGGTGTCCGTCCTCCGGTTCGGATATTGGCTACCGACCGCATGGTGGCTCCGGCACCTGGGAGACCTCCAAATAGCCCGGCGACCATGTTCCCTATGCCCTGGCCGATAAGCTCACGGTCCGGGTCATGTTGGGTCCGGGTCATGTTATCGCAGACCAGGCTGGTTAACAGGCTATCGATCGCTCCCAATACAGCCAGGATGGCAGCTGATTCCAGTACGATTTGCAAGGTGTCCCAGGTGAAGGTTGGCATGAGAGGGGCGGGGAATCCCCGTGGAACCTCTCCGATGGTAGGAGCATCAGGAAGAAAAGCATAGGCGAGTGGGGTAACCACGAGTAGGGCCAATAAAGAAGGAGGAGCCACCTTCGCAATCCTGCCGGGAGTCAAATACATAATGACCAAAACCAGGACTCCGGCAAGGGCGGCATCCCACACCGGATTTCCATAAAATCCCGGAATTGACTTGAGTGTCGTGACTACACCCTCGGGGCTGGAAGCATGGCCAACCAGGGGGCCTAATTGCAAAATGAGAATGATGCAGCCGATGCCGCTCATGAACCCGGAGACCACTGGATACGGGACCAACGCGATGTACTGTCCCACCCTGGAAATTCCCAACAGAATTTGAAAGGCACCGCCAAGAATCACGGCCATCAGGGCCAAACCAGGATTGCCTGCGAAAATTGTGACGATTCCAGCCATCACCACAGTCATGGGGCCGGTGGGGCCGGAAACCTGAGCGGGGGTACCTCCAAAAAGCGCAGCAAAAAATCCGACGAAGATGGCCCCGTATAAACCGGCAATGGCTCCTAGGCCAGAAGCGACGCCAAAAGCGAGCGCCAACGGTAGGGCCACGACAGCGGCAACCATCCCTCCGTAGATATCACCGCGAAGGTTGTTGAAATGTAACCCGTGAACAAGCCCCATAGGGCATATCCTAGGATAAAAATGAAGACAAACTGGGCGAGGATTTCACTCTATCACACCGTTCTTCGTCAAGTGGGAAGCGAAAAAGGTTTTTAAAAGGGTAACGAGAAAAAATAAATAAGATTGGGGAAAAGGAGGTGACCGAAAAAGGGTTATAAATTTTGATGCAGTGAAGGTTAGTTAAGGGGAATTAAAATTTCCAGTCCTCCCATGACATCATTTAATTTAAAGTCCCGTTTGGGGCTTTTTTTGTGGGCATTATGGCAGTTGACACAGGCTCGGCTCACCGCTCGATCAGGAAAGATAGCTTGATAATAAGACTGGTTGTCTATCTGGATTTCTTGTTCAGTCACTTCTCCATATTTCACAACTTGTTCCAGGGCTTTACGTTCACGGTCATTGTGAGGCGCATTTTCTGGATTCAAAGGCCAAAGACCCATCAACCGGTATCGAAACGGTTTGCCGGCAACCTGTAATCCACGGGAGGCTTCTTTGAAAAATTGTGCGGGCAAAGGCAACGTCCGTTCTTCCCGCCAATTTTCCGTTGCGGTCACAATGAGCATGTCTTCCATCCGTTCCACGACATGTTGGGTGTAAAAGGTCCGGTCTGCTTGGAGAACGGCATGTAAATAGTTTGCAACCACACGAATAGGCATGCCTTCCTGTGGTACAAGTCGTCCTCCGATACCCACACCAATACCCAAGGAAATGAGAATGGAGAAAAGGAGTATGAAAAAGAACTGACGGGTCATAAATTTACCTAACTTGTGAGCCTACATGCCATTTTTCTTGCACAAGTTCATTCTTTGCTTGAGTGGGAGTTATACAAAACTATAGCAGGAGATCAACAAGACCTCATACTTTTTAAAACTTTAAATTGTGTCTAGAGCAATCAGATGAGGGGCGAAGAGCAGACCTTGAGCAGCAACTAACAGAATTAGGAAAAACCAAAGGGATACGGAAATTAATCCAAACCCAATCGATTCATCAATGCAATGACTATGATTGTCAAAATTGCGATGAGAGGGACATGTTCCATGTTAGAACCTCGAAAGTACGGCCCATGTAATAAGTAAAATAAGAGTAAAGCCTTCCATTTTTATCATTCTCCAAATACTTTTTTTATCTCGTATGACTACTAAAGAAGCAAGGCAAATGCCAAAGGGGTTTATTGGGATGATTAATAAATTCATTAAATATTTCATTATCTTATATATCAAAAAGAAAAGTGCATTCATTTCTATCCATGAAAACGAGCGGATTTATTAAGTAAGGACTGTGCGATATCGCTCTAATTTGGAGGTAATGGAATAGATGGGAGAACTCCAAACACGGATGGGTAGAATGGAAAGCCGCTGCGGTTAAGAACATGTAACCTTTTGAGAAATCACCGAGGACTTTCAAAATTTCACCATACTTGAGGTAGCCAGGAATAGGATATGCCAGGTGTGAAGATATGAAGGCTTGGATGTCCAAGGGCTAGTTCCCTGAACCTATAAATTTCACCATTGCCTATAGAGTCCAGGATTTCATTTACATTAGGAATCTGGCCGGTTAAGTCTTGATGAAATCGCCAGAAGGATTGGCCCAATCAGGGTAAATCCCTGAAATCGGCAAGATCTTTTTTTTTGTTCATTGAAGTGTTGTGAAAGGTTTCCGGCTTCACTCAATTATCCAATGAGTAATAGCGTTGCCCAACAATAATTTGATTTAGTAGAAAGAATTTGAATTTTTAAAGTAATGAGTTTCTTTTCCCATCAACGAAAACATAAGAAGTTTCAATCCAAATCCAGTCTTTATGGGTTGGACCGTGAATTTGCACACCGGTAAATACCGCATAATCGGTTTTGTTGGGATCGACGGTTAGTTGGATCATCCGTTCAATATCTTCTCTGATGATATGTTGGGTTGCTTTGGTCAAAGTGACCAAATCGGGAATTTCTCCGAATCCAAATTTTCTAAACAGGCGATGTGTTAGGAGGCTCTGCTCCACGTCGTCTGGGTTTAGGTGGAGGCTGGCTCCTCCTCGAGAAGGGTTTTGGAG
Above is a window of Candidatus Nitrospira neomarina DNA encoding:
- a CDS encoding universal stress protein, which gives rise to MRVLLATDGSEQSSHATKAVMSLTSVSTLTVLHVIDLPRLTFSMLGPEIAYDLSKVAEEALRKDGEQALTRSKALLSDGVKSLETRLEEGSPAELILAVAQEEHSDLILMGARGRGQVEELFLGSVSQRVLTHAVCPVLIINGPLTDIKKILIAIQSPADVEKVHQFLTKHPFQPQTAITLLSVVPLPRSLFRGGVSAPEDKIEQALESTEAFLEQAVSQLKGCYDSVKGYVGLGAPANTILEQASITEPDLLVMGMHHPSTITRFVLGTVSHTVLHQATRSILVIR
- a CDS encoding zinc-dependent peptidase, giving the protein MARLTNKPGIHQRKKPHPQEHLTRVLAIIFTGIVCFLIFAILWPNQPSSSDIVIRVFGIALGGAWLYRFLTRHIRHRAMIRQAPFPTQWEKILAQHVPFYQALSLRDQNRFREEIHIFLREKRITGINTSVDDTVRVLVAASAIIPIFGFPGWEWEHIREILIYPTSFDEGYQMGSAQEHPISGMVGTGAMNRMMILSKPDLLQGFLQPSHGHNVGIHEFTHLLDKSDGTVDGVPEIALPGPAIRPWLNLVQNEMNKIRKGHSDINPYGLTNEAEFFAVVSEYFFEAPVKMEQKHPALYAMLKQIFRQDPQSRITGALKTMLRPKQASPKHGSSTTL
- a CDS encoding CBS domain-containing protein, with the protein product MKAQDIMIRQPHTILPQCTIGEALRQMADLRHQDLPVVDEKKMLLGTLNFWQILERAMPSYISQGDLPDVRFAPDLAQFHERLGELKPNPVTQVMNPHPPCARPNDSVLACAALIMKNPKTIYLLPVVEGDRQLVGIISAWDIIKEIAG
- a CDS encoding ArsB/NhaD family transporter; translated protein: MHETPIQTIFGLSPLWVATSILILTYAVIISERFNRAIVALLGAATVIGTGVLTQDQAIQGIDFNTIGLLTGMMILVGITKECGIFQFLAIKAAKAAKGSPWGILVMLSIVTAVLSAFLDNVTTVLLVAPVTLLIADELKINPYPLLFAEINASNTGGTATLIGDPPNIMIGSATSLTFNDFVIHLAPVAIVAFCATLIPLWFMFGKAMFASPEARARIMAFNEYEAIRDVGLLKHCLLVFSLVILGFILAHTIGMEPATIALGGAALLLLLVTFSLDNEQAGHKVHALFGQVEWITIFFFCGLFIIVTGVEHTGLLQSIADWTLSLTAGNFMITTLTILWVSAILSAIVDNIPFVATMIPMIKSMLPVFQQTGIPLEQAETLWWALSLGACLGGNGTLVGASANLIVAGIAERNGVPFRFLPFLKMAFPLMILQILISTLYIWMRYL
- a CDS encoding SulP family inorganic anion transporter; this translates as MGLVHGLHFNNLRGDIYGGMVAAVVALPLALAFGVASGLGAIAGLYGAIFVGFFAALFGGTPAQVSGPTGPMTVVMAGIVTIFAGNPGLALMAVILGGAFQILLGISRVGQYIALVPYPVVSGFMSGIGCIILILQLGPLVGHASSPEGVVTTLKSIPGFYGNPVWDAALAGVLVLVIMYLTPGRIAKVAPPSLLALLVVTPLAYAFLPDAPTIGEVPRGFPAPLMPTFTWDTLQIVLESAAILAVLGAIDSLLTSLVCDNMTRTQHDPDRELIGQGIGNMVAGLFGGLPGAGATMRSVANIRTGGRTPISGVFHSIILLAVLLGLGPLAEKIPLAVLGGILFKVGIDIIDWRFLRHILQAPRIDVVIMTVVLLTTVLVDLITAVAVGMVFASLFFVKRMADLELANLHIVTNPTPSTPLLPEEAIILEQANGKILLIHVDGPMSFGSAKTMVRRLETVPGFNTFSSVVLDLSKVPAIDGTAALAVEDMLNIVKAHHQHLFFVGMQPHVTKALDGLGVLVQIRPGHRFASRLEALQKASLVEGASSQDPSRPSAPNKNLPATPSEQA
- a CDS encoding Tll0287-like domain-containing protein, whose protein sequence is MTRQFFFILLFSILISLGIGVGIGGRLVPQEGMPIRVVANYLHAVLQADRTFYTQHVVERMEDMLIVTATENWREERTLPLPAQFFKEASRGLQVAGKPFRYRLMGLWPLNPENAPHNDRERKALEQVVKYGEVTEQEIQIDNQSYYQAIFPDRAVSRACVNCHNAHKKSPKRDFKLNDVMGGLEILIPLN